A single genomic interval of Penicillium psychrofluorescens genome assembly, chromosome: 2 harbors:
- a CDS encoding uncharacterized protein (ID:PFLUO_003363-T1.cds;~source:funannotate), whose product MHVARALLLFLAASTVVANPVSQAAVLSVSVVQANSSTRWFEDSSEVQIFDVVVKNTGNAWLTTKDNLMVHVDSPSLITTRPASVKRLRPNDSAIVEVGVVNKPGVADGSSGPATVVAEWESQGKSSLEITATYGIPTYDPTKSSVDQHEAPDWWRKGKFGIFVHWGLYSIPAWGNVGANESYAEWYWSHQMNPNDPTQTYEWGLEHYGPLFIYDDYIANFTADNFNPKDWVDLFADAGARYFVQVTKHHDGFALFNMSNSISERNSVAQNPHRDFLREVFEAAKQYQPQLHRGTYYSLPEWFNPLYTPYTLSGEFGVGLVEVADYVADFQLPSMDILANDYDTDIMWCDIGGANMAPQFAAPFINAAREQNRQVTINNRCGGIDGDFQTPEYASSTTLITTPWEATRGMDPDSFGFNAATPDSAYMTASDVVTSLIDVVAKNGNLLLDVGPRGDGTIASVMSTHLREAGKWFKAHSESIFDTKYWPSGPGTGVFRYTTTEDAFYIHVTSQPDGNLVIPDLVPYLADDCVTVVGGSKSGAVVPSRQLANGSLVLDVSTDIGKADQYAWTFKISY is encoded by the exons ATGCACGTCGCTAGAGCTCTACTGTTGTTCCTAGCAGCTAGTACTGTTGTTGCCAATCCTGTGTCTCAGGCTG CCGTCCTAAGCGTTAGCGTGGTTCaggccaattcctcgaccaGATGGTTCGAGGACAGTTCCGAGGTCCAGATATTCGACGTGGTTGTGAAAAACACCGGCAATGCCTGGTTGACTACGAAAGACAATCTCATGGTACATGTTGACTCTCCCAGTTTGATTACTACGCGGCCAGCTTCGGTGAAACGACTCCGGCCCAACGACTCGGCTATAGTTGAAGTCGGTGTGGTCAACAAACCTGGTGTCGCAGATGGATCCTCAGGTCCAGCAACGGTTGTCGCAGAATGGGAATCCCAAGGCAAAAGCTCCCTAGAAATCACCGCCACGTACGGAATTCCCACCTACGACCCGACCAAATCGTCCGTGGACCAGCATGAAGCTCCGGATTGGTGGAGAAAGGGAAAGTTTGGCATTTTTGTCCACTGGGGATTATACTCAATCCCCGCCTGGGGAAATGTGGGCGCCAATGAGAGCTACGCCGAGTG GTACTGGTCTCATCAAATGAACCCCAACGACCCGACTCAAACATATGAGTGGGGCCTGGAGCACTATGGGCCACTATTCATTTACGATGACTACATTGCCAATTTTACAGCAGACAACTTCAATCCCAAAGACTGGGTCGACTTATTTGCCGATGCTGGCGCGCGGTATTTCGTTCAGGTCACCAAACACCACGATGGGTTTGCCTTGTTCAACATGTCCAACTCTATCTCGGAGCGAAACTCAGTTGCACAAAACCCACACCGGGACTTTCTCAGGGAAGTCTTTGAAGCCGCAAAGCAATACCAACCGCAGCTCCACCGAGGCACTTATTACTCACTGCCAGAGTGGTTCAACCCGCTCTATACCCCTTACACGCTGAGTGGTGAATTTGGGGTTG GTCTAGTTGAAGTGGCCGATTACGTGGCCGATTTCCAGCTACCGTCGATGgacatcctcgccaacgACTACGACACAGACATCATGTGGTGCGACATTGGCGGCGCAAACATGGCACCGCAGTTTGCTGCGCCATTCATCAATGCTGCACGAGAGCAGAATCGCCAAGTCACTATCAACAACCGCTGTGGTGGCATCGACGGCGATTTCCAGACTCCCGAATACGCCTCTTCCACTACATTAATAACCACACCGTGGGAGGCCACTCGTGGAATGGATCCAGACTCGTTTGGATTTAACGCTGCAACCCCTGACTCGGCCTACATGACTGCCTCGGATGTGGTCACGTCGCTCATTGACGTCGTCGCCAAGAATGGCAACTTGCTCCTGGACGTCGGACCCAGAGGAGACGGCACCATTGCTAGTGTCATGTCCACTCACTTGCGAGAAGCGGGCAAATGGTTCAAGGCTCATTCAGAAAGCATCTTTGATACCAAGTACTGGCCCAGTGGGCCTGGCACGGGTGTCTTTCGATACACCACCACTGAAGACGCCTTTTACATCCACGTTACAAGTCAGCCTGATGGTAACCTTGTCATTCCTGATCTGGTTCCTTATCTTGCCGATGACTGCGTCACTGTCGTTGGGGGCTCTAAAAGTGGTGCCGTGGTCCCGTCCCGGCAGCTGGCAAATGGTTCTTTGGTCCTTGATGTCAGCACTGATATCGGCAAAGCTGACCAGTATGCCTGGACCTTTAAGATCTCATACTAG
- a CDS encoding uncharacterized protein (ID:PFLUO_003362-T1.cds;~source:funannotate), which yields MSKSLRIAVLGPKGQCGACVVDELLSRGHSVVGISRSAPKTWPKPGEYGGIPCDFSDIKGLSKILSDGGFDAVVSAFAPPLADFDAVYAVGVEGHGNIKMAILRSTYRGPFIIIGGAGSLYYKNGVQLCDDESFAFKHWYAWPDVHLDYMSTRMFDHGQRAFGTFIRMFKWARSNRENPGWFSWMFRPFASWFLRSAKKNLTRFNTLGLILCSRAALTMWEGVRETKWSFLSPPWQLRDKGIRTGKYEVHVDDTMGSAEYGIDNGIYNEDMAVAIVDEVENHKLNHKHWTCTGQIGLKEW from the exons ATGTCGAAAAGCCTCAGAATTGCGGTTCTGGGCCCCAAAGGCCAATGTGGAGCATGCGTTGTGGATGAACTCCTATCCAGAGGACACAGTGTGGTCGGAATTTCTCGTTCGGCTCCTAAGACATGGCCAAAGCCTGGAGAGTATGGTGGCATTCCATGCGATTTCAGCGACATCAAAGGTCTGAGCAAAATTTTATCTGATGGCGGCTTTGACGCAGTCGTCTCTGCCTTTGCTCCTCCCTTGGCCGACTTTGACGCCGTGTATGCTGTGGGCGTGGAAGGCCATGGTAATATCAAGATGGCCATCCTGAGATCGACTTATCGCGGTCCTTTCATTATCATTG GTGGCGCTGGATCGCTCTATTACAAGAATGGTGTCCAATTGTGTGATGATGAAAGCTTTGCATTTAAGCACTG GTACGCATGGCCCGATGTCCATCTCGACTACATGTCTACACGCATGTTTGATCATGGACAGCGAGCATTCGGCACATTCATCCGTATGTTCAAATGGGCAAGATCAAACCGCGAGAATCCTGGCT GGTTCTCTTGGATGTTCAGGCCATTTGCCAGCTGGTTCCTACGGTCCGCCAAGAAGAACCTCACTAGATTCAATACGCTCGGGCTTATTCTATGCTCCCGAGCGGCGCTCACTATGTGGGAAGGTGTACGGGAGACCAAATGGAGCTTTCTATCACCCCCATGGCAGTTGCGTGATAAAG GAATTAGAACAGGAAAGTATGAAGTACACGTGGATGATACTATGGGCTCTGCTGAGTATGGAATTGACAATGGGATCTACAATGAGGATATGGCGGTAGCCATTGTGGATGAGGTCGAGAACCACAAGTTGAACCACAAGCATTGGACATGTACCGGGCAAATTGGATTGAAGGAATGGTAG
- a CDS encoding uncharacterized protein (ID:PFLUO_003364-T1.cds;~source:funannotate), producing the protein MTGLMPVVRVGGSTQDDIHYNASLTDPEYIPGPVIDNHRPPIYVGPSFYSSFGTFPNTRYIPGINLAINGSAGKVTRTIESELTCKALGSSLFMFEVGNEPDHYIDYFRRPANWTVEEYVEEWLKGSQEVMDVMTSACPQLAKQSSGFFAPSFGGTDLSEPFSALTAFQSGQNSRRDIRQISVHNYMGSATSPDVSLQGTLLNHSSVMDSLKAHVTLAAELRHFTTVPYVLGETNSLSGGGATGLSNVFGSALWVVDYSLYAASQGILRAHFHQSVTSPYAAWTPNGTLTTNPPYYGNIMVNAAIGSAPDTVVAPLKLQSIDDDRVSAYVFYDNGGKKLSRVIILNMREWNSTTAGARPELEVSLAVPAGANGARVERLAAAGAEVTTGITYAGTSYDYDIDQGRPVIVNEAASKEIVWVDRSAKTISIGIQDSEGVVLHLF; encoded by the exons ATGACGGGCTTGATGCCCGTAGTTCGCGTGGGCGGAAGTACACA AGACGACATCCACTACAATGCATCCCTCACTGACCCCGAGTACATCCCTGGCCCAGTAATCGACAACCACCGGCCTCCCATCTACGTCGGCCCTTCGTTCTACTCGTCTTTCGGCACCTTTCCCAACACTCGGTACATCCCAGGTATTAATCTCGCCATTAACGGCTCTGCAGGGAAGGTCACTCGCACGATCGAGAGTGAACTTACCTGCAAGGCTCTCGGCAGCAGTTTGTTCATGTTTGAAGTGGGGAACGAGCCAGATCACTACATCGACTACTTCCGGAGACCCGCTAACTGGACGGTTGAAGAATACGTGGAAGAATGGCTCAAGGGCAGCCAAGAAGTTATGGATGTGATGACCAGTGCCTGCCCACAACTCGCTAAACAGTCAAGTGGCTTCTTTGCACCGAGCTTTGGCGGCACCGATCTCAGTGAACCGTTTTCAGCTCTGACGGCGTTCCAGAGCGGTCAGAATTCGCGGCGTGATATCAGACAGATATCGGTGCACAA CTACATGGGATCGGCAACTAGTCCCGACGTCAGTCTACAAGGGACATTGTTGAACCACAGCTCCGTTATGGACAGCCTCAAAGCCCACGTCACTCTCGCTGCCGAGTTGCGCCACTTCACGACTGTGCCGTATGTCCTTGGTGAAACCAACAGTCTCAGCGGCGGAGGTGCCACTGGGCTCAGTAACGTCTTCGGATCGGCCCTCTGGGTTGTTGACTACTCCCTATACGCTGCCTCTCAGGGCATCCTTCGGGCACATTTCCATCAGTCCGTAACGTCTCCTTATGCTGCATGGACTCCAAACGGCACTCTCACTACGAATCCGCCATACTATGGCAACATTATGGTCAATGCCGCCATAGGCTCCGCTCCTGACACCGTCGTCGCACCGCTCAAACTGCAGAGTATTGATGACGATCGCGTCTCTGCTTATGTCTTTTATGACAACGGTGGAAAGAAATTATCCCGTGTAATTATTCTCAACATGCGTGAGTGGAACTCGACCACTGCAGGTGCTCGGCCTGAATTGGAAGTGAGTCTTGCTGTGCCAGCGGGTGCGAACGGCGCCCGGGTAGAGCGCCTGgcggcagcgggagcagagGTTACAACGGGTATAACGTATGCAGGGACAAGTTATGACTACGATATCGATCAGGGCAGGCCGGTGATTGTTAATGAAGCAGCGAGTAAAGAGATTGTCTGGGTCGACAGAAGCGCTAAGACTATTAGCATAGGCATACAGGATTCAGAGGGGGTAGTTCTGCATCTATTTTAG